In Citrus sinensis cultivar Valencia sweet orange chromosome 4, DVS_A1.0, whole genome shotgun sequence, one DNA window encodes the following:
- the LOC107176652 gene encoding uncharacterized protein LOC107176652, producing MTTRLATWADEIVTERRTIVERMIVRPVSPHRFQVVGGGLKEGLVDLQKRTCTCRVFQLDQLVCAHAIAACLTHRVGFINLCSDFYTTESLVMAYAQPVEPVGDVADWEIPDEMVEMQVYPPVETPPPGRRKELRIPSAGEDVNRRTVRCGRCHELGHNRKRCKNPIASTRS from the coding sequence ATGACTACTCGGCTAGCAACATGGGCGGATGAAATAGTCACTGAGAGAAGAACTATAGTTGAAAGAATGATAGTTCGGCCGGTGTCTCCACATCGATTTCAAGTGGTAGGCGGTGGGCTTAAGGAAGGTTTGGTTGACTTGCAAAAGAGAACTTGCACATGCAGAGTGTTTCAGCTTGATCAGCTTGTATGTGCTCATGCAATTGCGGCGTGTCTAACACACCGGGTGGGTTTTATTAACCTATGCTCGGACTTTTACACTACAGAATCGTTGGTGATGGCTTATGCACAACCAGTAGAGCCAGTTGGTGATGTGGCTGATTGGGAAATTCCAGATGAAATGGTGGAGATGCAAGTATACCCACCAGTTGAGACACCACCACCTGGCCGTCGTAAAGAGCTCAGAATACCCTCGGCTGGCGAGGACGTTAACAGGCGGACTGTAAGATGCGGGCGGTGTCATGAACTGGGCCATAATCGTAAGCGATGTAAGAATCCCATTGCGTCGACTCGAAGTTAG
- the LOC102623755 gene encoding cytochrome P450 CYP749A22-like isoform X1 has product MGSPIILYAATSCFCLVFFLFIIRLFNKLWWIPNRTQAVMGSQGVRGPAYRLVYGNTKEILSLRNQIWISPMGLSHDILPRILPHICSWTKQYGMNFLTWYGSRAQLVITQPELIKEILSNSDGTYPKVQAPGFLRKILGDGLVTAGGENWHRQRKLATLAFYAESLRVTKSNCLMFKLKSIIVMLFNVFVPMQDMIPAMVASVEIMLKRWRHNEGKEIEVSQDFTLLTSEIISRTAFGSSYLEGESIFNKLTNMSFIASRNAYKIKIPLIGDFVKTSDDVEADKLEQGIRDSIIKMMKTREEKAMKGESEGYGNDYFGLLLKAYHDPDMTKRISLDVLIDECKTFYIAGHETTTKLLTWTILLLATHTDWQEKLREEVLELFGQQNPTPDGIGKLKTMSMVINESLRLYPPAVNISRNVEREVRLGKYILPANMELVIPILAIHHDPQIWGEDVDLFKPERFAEGVAKASNNTPAAFLPFSSGPRICVGLNFAATEAKIALSMILQRYRFNLSPSYVHSPVLVVTLRPQHGLQVIFQPLSVNQRN; this is encoded by the exons ATGGGATCACCGATAATATTGTATGCTGCTACAAGTTGTTTCTGTTTAGTGttcttcttatttattatcaGATTATTCAACAAACTATGGTGGATTCCAAATCGAACGCAAGCTGTGATGGGTTCACAAGGAGTCAGAGGTCCTGCTTACAGACTGGTTTATGGAAACACCAAAGAGATCCTCAGCCTGAGAAACCAAATCTGGATTAGCCCCATGGGATTATCACATGACATACTTCCCAGGATTCTTCCGCACATTTGTTCATGGACTAAACAATATG GGATGAACTTCTTGACTTGGTATGGTTCACGAGCTCAATTGGTGATCACACAACCTGAGCTGATTAAAGAAATTCTGAGCAATAGCGATGGAACATATCCGAAAGTACAGGCCCCAGGATTCTTGAGGAAGATCTTAGGTGATGGTCTTGTAACAGCAGGAGGTGAAAATTGGCATAGACAACGAAAACTTGCCACCCTCGCTTTCTATGCAGAAAGCTTAAGagtaacaaaatcaaattgtttAATGTTTAAACTCAAATCAATAATCGTTATGTTGTTTAATGTTTTCGTACCCATGCAGGATATGATCCCAGCGATGGTTGCAAGTGTGGAGATTATGTTAAAAAGATGGAGACACAACGAGGGCAAGGAGATCGAGGTATCCCAAGACTTTACGCTTTTAACATCGGAAATTATTTCCAGAACAGCTTTTGGAAGTAGTTATTTGGAAGGGGAAAGCATATTCAATAAGCTTACCAATATGTCTTTCATCGCCTCCAGAAATGCCTATAAGATTAAAATTCCTCTTATTGG AGATTTTGTGAAAACATCTGATGATGTTGAAGCGGACAAACTCGAACAGGGGATTCGAGATTCAATCATAAAAATGATGAAGACACGAGAAGAGAAGGCGATGAAGGGAGAATCAGAAGGATATGGAAATGATTATTTTGGATTGCTCCTGAAGGCTTATCACGATCCTGATATGACCAAGAGAATCTCTCTTGATGTACTAATTGATGAGTGCAAGACATTCTATATTGCAGGACATGAAACAACCACAAAATTACTTACTTGGACAATTTTACTTCTAGCAACGCACACAGATTGGCAAGAGAAATTAAGAGAGGAAGTGCTTGAGTTATTTGGCCAGCAAAATCCGACACCAGATGGCATAGGAAAATTGAAAACA ATGAGCATGGTTATAAATGAATCTTTAAGGCTGTATCCGCCAGCTGTTAACATTTCGAGGAATGTTGAAAGGGAAGTGAGACTGGGGAAGTACATTCTTCCAGCAAATATGGAACTTGTTATTCCAATTCTGGCAATTCACCATGACCCTCAAATTTGGGGAGAAGATGTTGATCTTTTCAAGCCAGAGAGATTTGCAGAAGGTGTGGCTAAAGCTAGCAACAACACACCAGCAGCATTTCTTCCTTTTAGTTCAGGGCCAAGAATTTGTGTGGGCTTGAATTTTGCAGCTACAGAAGCAAAGATTGCGCTCTCAATGATTCTGCAACGATACAGGTTCAATCTGTCACCAAGTTATGTGCACTCACCGGTTTTAGTTGTGACACTTCGCCCTCAACATGGACTTCAAGTAATATTTCAGCCATTAAGTGTCAACCAGAGAAACTAG
- the LOC102623755 gene encoding cytochrome P450 CYP749A22-like isoform X2, which yields MGSPIILYAATSCFCLVFFLFIIRLFNKLWWIPNRTQAVMGSQGVRGPAYRLVYGNTKEILSLRNQIWISPMGLSHDILPRILPHICSWTKQYGMNFLTWYGSRAQLVITQPELIKEILSNSDGTYPKVQAPGFLRKILGDGLVTAGGENWHRQRKLATLAFYAESLRDMIPAMVASVEIMLKRWRHNEGKEIEVSQDFTLLTSEIISRTAFGSSYLEGESIFNKLTNMSFIASRNAYKIKIPLIGDFVKTSDDVEADKLEQGIRDSIIKMMKTREEKAMKGESEGYGNDYFGLLLKAYHDPDMTKRISLDVLIDECKTFYIAGHETTTKLLTWTILLLATHTDWQEKLREEVLELFGQQNPTPDGIGKLKTMSMVINESLRLYPPAVNISRNVEREVRLGKYILPANMELVIPILAIHHDPQIWGEDVDLFKPERFAEGVAKASNNTPAAFLPFSSGPRICVGLNFAATEAKIALSMILQRYRFNLSPSYVHSPVLVVTLRPQHGLQVIFQPLSVNQRN from the exons ATGGGATCACCGATAATATTGTATGCTGCTACAAGTTGTTTCTGTTTAGTGttcttcttatttattatcaGATTATTCAACAAACTATGGTGGATTCCAAATCGAACGCAAGCTGTGATGGGTTCACAAGGAGTCAGAGGTCCTGCTTACAGACTGGTTTATGGAAACACCAAAGAGATCCTCAGCCTGAGAAACCAAATCTGGATTAGCCCCATGGGATTATCACATGACATACTTCCCAGGATTCTTCCGCACATTTGTTCATGGACTAAACAATATG GGATGAACTTCTTGACTTGGTATGGTTCACGAGCTCAATTGGTGATCACACAACCTGAGCTGATTAAAGAAATTCTGAGCAATAGCGATGGAACATATCCGAAAGTACAGGCCCCAGGATTCTTGAGGAAGATCTTAGGTGATGGTCTTGTAACAGCAGGAGGTGAAAATTGGCATAGACAACGAAAACTTGCCACCCTCGCTTTCTATGCAGAAAGCTTAAGa GATATGATCCCAGCGATGGTTGCAAGTGTGGAGATTATGTTAAAAAGATGGAGACACAACGAGGGCAAGGAGATCGAGGTATCCCAAGACTTTACGCTTTTAACATCGGAAATTATTTCCAGAACAGCTTTTGGAAGTAGTTATTTGGAAGGGGAAAGCATATTCAATAAGCTTACCAATATGTCTTTCATCGCCTCCAGAAATGCCTATAAGATTAAAATTCCTCTTATTGG AGATTTTGTGAAAACATCTGATGATGTTGAAGCGGACAAACTCGAACAGGGGATTCGAGATTCAATCATAAAAATGATGAAGACACGAGAAGAGAAGGCGATGAAGGGAGAATCAGAAGGATATGGAAATGATTATTTTGGATTGCTCCTGAAGGCTTATCACGATCCTGATATGACCAAGAGAATCTCTCTTGATGTACTAATTGATGAGTGCAAGACATTCTATATTGCAGGACATGAAACAACCACAAAATTACTTACTTGGACAATTTTACTTCTAGCAACGCACACAGATTGGCAAGAGAAATTAAGAGAGGAAGTGCTTGAGTTATTTGGCCAGCAAAATCCGACACCAGATGGCATAGGAAAATTGAAAACA ATGAGCATGGTTATAAATGAATCTTTAAGGCTGTATCCGCCAGCTGTTAACATTTCGAGGAATGTTGAAAGGGAAGTGAGACTGGGGAAGTACATTCTTCCAGCAAATATGGAACTTGTTATTCCAATTCTGGCAATTCACCATGACCCTCAAATTTGGGGAGAAGATGTTGATCTTTTCAAGCCAGAGAGATTTGCAGAAGGTGTGGCTAAAGCTAGCAACAACACACCAGCAGCATTTCTTCCTTTTAGTTCAGGGCCAAGAATTTGTGTGGGCTTGAATTTTGCAGCTACAGAAGCAAAGATTGCGCTCTCAATGATTCTGCAACGATACAGGTTCAATCTGTCACCAAGTTATGTGCACTCACCGGTTTTAGTTGTGACACTTCGCCCTCAACATGGACTTCAAGTAATATTTCAGCCATTAAGTGTCAACCAGAGAAACTAG